From Argopecten irradians isolate NY chromosome 2, Ai_NY, whole genome shotgun sequence, the proteins below share one genomic window:
- the LOC138317036 gene encoding LOW QUALITY PROTEIN: tripartite motif-containing protein 2-like (The sequence of the model RefSeq protein was modified relative to this genomic sequence to represent the inferred CDS: deleted 2 bases in 1 codon): MDLPVNYEKHVIICQLCDKVLVKPKSLKCLHSFCAACLLAYLNKIPDDSRADCSFHCPSCRAITKLPVSDIPIDSWLPLLPNSTLLTTLIEKVSLGEAKTCSPCTRADVVTTPLSWCYDCGEALCEQCVSYHQRMKVLMDHTVLNLEEIRNKPGKLAETEELCETHAGKVVEAFCFDHDRLCCLDCVTYDHKKCKKVKSLEEISTGIKSQGAVKSVADKLKWVEDHTVAVINSRSSTVEELDHKKEAILSQVALLREEIEALLQQMEIKLNEELTKMHAAVVERLNIQKQDFDYVYKATDNGKKILAVSEYLGTENQVFVTTQKLKKICEEYEEFVKSESSRVYDYSYEFVVNEIINEFTKNVLSIGRINLLRAPNNILPAYMKDMRIEKNLEINGKCPGDTNHCWFTGGLFTSSEYLVLADYRNKKVKCFNQSGSLVSSLELHGQPWDICEIANGELVVTFPDRASICVLEIDQEGGITNNQGDRSRSVEVGVGCHGIQLTEEILVTACSNEIRVIGLDGILQSTHPLEERGTRYAMAHKDNFVYTDKVGLTSKGLSGVSVFKYRHRELRSPRGFTRDHEGNFYICGMDSNNVHQITKDGTISKVLLTAKDGIRNPYMLRFQSESTKLFLTQMDCDIVTLYRLVTRW, encoded by the exons ATGGATTTGCCGGTAAATTACGAAAAACATGTGATCATCTGTCAGCTGTGTGATAAAGTGTTGGTAAAACCGAAGAGTCTTAAATGTTTGCATTCCTTCTGTGCGGCGTGTCTCCTTGCTTACCTCAATAAAATACCAGACGACAGCCGGGCAGACTGCTCCTTCCACTGTCCATCATGTAGGGCGATAACAAAATTGCCTGTTTCAGACATCCCTATAGACTCCTGGTTACCACTGCTCCCTAACAGCACCCTACTCACGACGCTCATTGAGAAAGTCTCCCTTGGAGAAGCGAAGACGTGTTCCCCGTGTACTCGTGCGGACGTCGTTACTACCCCATTGTCGTGGTGTTATGATTGTGGCGAAGCCCTCTGTGAACAGTGTGTAAGCTATCACCAACGGATGAAAGTCTTGATGGATCATACTGTCTTAAATCTAGAGGAAATCAGGAATAAACCTGGAAAGCTGGCGGAAACTGAGGAGCTTTGTGAAACCCACGCCGGAAAGGTGGTGGAAGCCTTCTGCTTTGATCATGATCGCCTGTGCTGTTTGGATTGTGTGACATACGACCACAAGAAATGCAAGAAGGTAAAGTCATTAGAGGAAATATCGACTGGTATAAAAAGCCAAGGTGCCGTTAAGTCAGTGGCTGATAAACTAAAATGGGTTGAGGACCATACTGTCGCTGTAATTAACAGTCGATCAAGCACAGTGGAAGAACTGGATCACAAGAAAGAAGCTATATTATCCCAAGTTGCATTGTTACGCGAAGAAATCGAAGCACTTTTACAACAGATGGAAATTAAACTAAACGAGGAGTTAACAAAAATGCACGCAGCAGTCGTCGAACGGCTCAATATCCAAAAACAGGATTTCGATTATGTATACAAGGCAACCGATAATGGAAAGAAGATCCTTGCGGTGTCCGAATACTTAGGTACGGAAAACCAGGTTTTTGTGACAACTCAGAAACTCAAGAAAATATGCGAGGAGTATGAAGAGTTTGTGAAATCTGAAAGCAGCAGAGTGTACGACTACAGCTATGAATTTGTAGTCAATGAAATCATAAACGAGTTTACCAAAAACGTTCTTTCTATTGGCAGAATCAACTTACTGCGGGCACCAAACAACATCCTCCCGGCTTATATGAAAGACATGCGCATTGAGAAGAATTTGGAGATAAACGGGAAGTGTCCCGGGGACACAAACCACTGCTGGTTTACAGGCGGGTTGTTCACGTCATCTGAGTATCTTGTCCTGGCAGACTACAGAAACAAAAAAGTTAAGTGTTTCAATCAATCCGGCAGCCTGGTTTCATCACTGGAGCTCCACGGGCAGCCGTGGGACATTTGTGAGATTGCAAATGGAGAATTAGTCGTCACCTTTCCAGATAGAGCATCCATTTGTGTGTTAGAGATAGATCAGGAAGGAGGAATCACAAACAAT CAAGGTGATCGAAGTAGGAGTGTCGAAGTAGGAGTGGGATGTCATGGAATTCAACTTACTGAAGAAATCTTGGTAACCGCATGTTCCAATGAAATACGAGTCATTGGCCTGGACGGTATACTACAGAGCACTCATCCACTGGAAGAACGCGGCACGAGATATGCTATGGCACATAAGGATAACTTTGTTTACACGGACAAAGTTGGCTTAACGTCGAAAGGCTTGTCAGGTGTCTCCGTATTCAAATACAGGCACCGCGAATTACGATCTCCTCGCGGATTTACACGTGATCATGAAGGTAATTTCTACATATGTGGTATGGATTCCAACAACGTTCATCAAATCACAAAGGATGGCACAATCAGCAAAGTCTTGCTGACAGCAAAAGACGGCATCCGGAATCCTTACATGCTGCGATTCCAGAGTGAAAGCACTAAACTGTTTCTCACACAGATGGACTGTGACATAGTTACTCTATACAGACTGGTAACAAGATGGTGA